The following are from one region of the Colias croceus chromosome 4, ilColCroc2.1 genome:
- the LOC123691368 gene encoding GTP-binding nuclear protein Ran — MADDMPTFKCVLVGDGGTGKTTFVKRHLTGEFEKRYVATLGVEVHPLVFHTNRGPIRFNVWDTAGQEKFGGLRDGYYIQGQCAIIMFDVTSRVTYKNVPNWHRDLVRVCEGIPIVLCGNKVDIKDRKVKAKTIVFHRKKNLQYYDISAKSNYNFEKPFLWLARKLIGDGNLEFVAMPALVPPEVTMDPQWQNQIEKDLKEAQDTALPEEDEDL, encoded by the exons atgGCAGATGATATGCCCACATTCAAATGCGTGCTCGTCGGAGATGGTGGTACTGGAAAAACTACATTTGTAAAAAGACACTTGACTGGAGAGTTCGAGAAACGATACGTCGCCACACTCGGTGTTGAAGTACATCCTTTAGTGTTCCACACAAACAGAGGCCCCATTAGATTTAATGTTTGGGATACAGCTGGTCAGGAAAAGTTTGGAGGACTCAGAGACGGTTATTATATTCAAGGACAATGTGCTATCATTATGTTCGATGTAACCTCTCGAGTAACGTACAAAAATGTACCAAACTGGCACAGAGATTTGGTCAGAGTATGTGAAGGCATACCTATTGTATTATGTGGTAACAAAGTAGACATCAAGGACAGAAAAGTCAAAGCCAAGACCATTGTTTTCCACAGGAAAAAGAACTTACAG TACTATGACATCTCTGCAAAGTCCAACTATAACTTCGAGAAACCTTTTCTCTGGCTGGCAAGGAAATTAATTGGTGATGGTAACTTAGAATTTGTTGCTATGCCAGCTCTTGTGCCACCAGAAGTCACAATGGACCCACAATGGCAAAACCAAATTGAAAAAGATCTCAAGGAGGCACAGGACACTGCATTGCCTGAAGAAGATGAAgacttgtaa
- the LOC123691388 gene encoding elongation factor Tu, mitochondrial: MTTISFAKSLVNPALKVLLKQSHCSNVRVASITPALSPLSIILRRNYAEKQVFERTKPHCNVGTIGHVDHGKTTLTAAITKVLSDRNLAQSKGYSDIDNAPEEKARGITINVAHVEYQTEQRHYGHTDCPGHADYIKNMITGTAQMDGAILVVAATDGVMPQTREHLLLAKQIGIQHVVVFINKVDAADQEMVELVEMEIRELMTEMGYDGDKVPVIKGSALCALEGKSPEMGADAISKLLEEVDAFIPTPVRELDKPFLMPVESVHSIPGRGTVITGRLHRGVLKKGTECEIVGHGKIMKTTVTGVEMFHKTLDEAQAGDQLGALVRAIKREQIRRGMVMAKPGTVKAHDNIEAAVYILSKEEGGRAKPFTSFIQLQMFSMTWDCATQVTIPQKEMVMPGEDATLQLRLLKPMVCETGQRFTLRLGDITLGTGVVTKINKDLSEDERLKLLEGKKAREKAAAKK, encoded by the exons ATGACTACAATATCATTCGCTAAAAGTTTGGTTAACCCAG CTCTTAAAGTCCTCCTTAAGCAGAGCCATTGCTCTAATGTTCGTGTTGCTTCGATCACACCTGCGCTTTCTCCGCTTAGTATTATATTAAGGAGGAACTATGCAGAGAAGCAGGTTTTTGAAAGGACTAAACCACATTGTAACGTTGGAACCATTGGGCATGTTGATCATGGAAAGACAACACTAACAGCAGCAATCACCAaag TATTATCAGACCGTAATCTAGCTCAGTCTAAAGGCTATTCCGATATTGACAATGCTCCTGAGGAGAAGGCTCGTGGAATCACAATCAATGTTGCCCATGTTGAATACCAAACTGAACAGAGGCATTATGGGCACACTGATTGTCCTGGTCACGCTGACTACATCAAG AATATGATCACTGGTACAGCTCAAATGGATGGTGCGATTCTTGTAGTTGCTGCAACAGACGGTGTGATGCCACAAACAAGGGAACATTTATTGCTTGCCAAACAAATTGGAATCCAACACGTTGTAGTATTCATTAATAAAGTTGATGCTGCTGATCAAGAAATGGTGGAGCTTGTGGAAATGGAAATCCGTGAACTTATGACTGAAATGGGATATGACGGAGACAAAGTACCTGTTATTAAAG GATCAGCTTTATGTGCCTTGGAAGGAAAGAGTCCAGAGATGGGAGCTGATGCAATTTCTaagcttctcgaagaagtagATGCATTCATTCCCACACCAGTTCGTGAACTTGACAAGCCATTCCTCATGCCTGTTGAATCAGTACACTCGATTCCTGGACGTGGTACTGTTATTACAGGCCGTTTACATAGAG GTGTGCTCAAAAAGGGTACAGAATGTGAAATCGTTGGACACGGCAAAATTATGAAGACCACTGTAACAGGAGTTGAGATGTTCCACAAGACCTTGGATGAAGCTCAGGCTGGTGACCAGCTTGGTGCTTTGGTGCGTGCCATCAAGAGAGAACAGATCAGACGTGGTATGGTTATGGCTAAACCTGGAACAGTCAAGGCCCATGACAACATTGAAGCCGCCGTGTACATATTGAGTAAGGAGGAAGGTGGCCGTGCCAAACCGTTCACATCCTTCATTCAGCTTCAGATGTTCTCCATGACATGGGATTGCGCTACACAAGTTACCATCCCGCAAAAGGAAATGGTCATGCCTGGAGAAGATGCAAC CTTGCAGTTGAGACTTTTGAAGCCAATGGTATGTGAAACAGGACAAAGATTTACTTTGCGTCTTGGAGACATTACTCTAGGAACTGGTGTAGTTACAAAGATAAACAAAGATTTATCAGAAGATGAGAGACTCAAACTGTTGGAAGGAAAGAAGGCGAGGGAAAAGGCTGCCGCGAAGAagtga